The following nucleotide sequence is from Endozoicomonas sp. GU-1.
ATCACGCACCTCTTCTTTATCACTGAAGTTGTACTGCTGACGAATCAGGCTCACCACCAGATCAAAGTTTTCCTGCTGACGATGGATTGGACAGGAAGCGTCCACATCGTCAAAAGCGTCCTGCTGCAGATAGACCATGTCCAGCATGTAAGACTTCTGGAAAGTCACGTAGTCTTCCAGGGTAATACCCTCTTCACCGGTGACCTGCATCATCTGGTTGATGCTGTCACCGCGTACCAGCAGTTCCTGCATCTCCCGCACGTTGCTGACCCACTCTGGCGACAGGTTTTTTGAGTACCAGTCTTCCAGCTGATCCAGATAACGGGACCAGGAGATCAGAGGATCGATCGCCGGGTAGAAACGCTTGTAAGCACGATCATAGGACAGACCAAGAAACGCCTTTACGGTACTCAGGGTGGCCTGGGTAACAGGCTCTTCAAAGTTACCACCGGCAGGTGATACAGAGCCAATCATGGTCAGGGAACCTTCGTCGCCGTCTTCGTTGCGAACCACACCACAACGCTCGTACACCCCCTTGATGGCAGAGTCCATATAGGCCGGGAAGCCTTCTTCACCGGGAATTTCTTCCAGACGGTTAGAGGTTTCACGCATCGCCTGGGCCCAGCGGGAAGTAGAGTCTGCCAGGGCCAGTACGTTGTAACCCATCTGGCGATAGTACTCACCCAGTGTCAGACCGGTATAGATTGAGGCTTCACGGGCAGCCACCGGCATGGACGACGTATTACAGATAATGACCGTGCGGTCGATCAGGGCACCACCGGTCTTTGGATCCTGCAAGTGCGGGAACTCTTCGATGGTTTCAACCACCTCACCGGCACGCTCACCGCAGGCAGTAACAATAACGATATCCGCATCGCAGTAACGGGAGAAACCGTGCTGCAATACTGTCTTGCCGGAACCGAAAGGTCCGGGGATACAACCGGTACCACCACGGGCAATCGGGAAGAAGGTATCAACGATGCGAGTGGTGGTGATCAGCGGCTGGTCAGGGTAAAGACGCTCGGTCTTGCCTTTTGCAGTCAGCGTTTCAGCGATTGACTTACGCACTGGCCAGCGCTGGTACATGGTCAGAGGAATTTCTTCCCCCTTGTGGTTTTTCACC
It contains:
- a CDS encoding V-type ATP synthase subunit A, which produces MTEQTKTELMQQTSARVVAVMGDIITIESISGKDGAKKPLVKNEVVYVLPSRRANEAVEEQLMAEILRVRGNTADIQVFEETRGVAVGDLIIQTGHMLSVDLGPGILSMIYDGLQNPLERLANLHGRFLQRGVQVESLDRTHNWAFTAVAKIGDKLRAGETFGTVPEGRFTHKIMIPFDTVGEVEVVWIQEGNFSVDTVVARVKNHKGEEIPLTMYQRWPVRKSIAETLTAKGKTERLYPDQPLITTTRIVDTFFPIARGGTGCIPGPFGSGKTVLQHGFSRYCDADIVIVTACGERAGEVVETIEEFPHLQDPKTGGALIDRTVIICNTSSMPVAAREASIYTGLTLGEYYRQMGYNVLALADSTSRWAQAMRETSNRLEEIPGEEGFPAYMDSAIKGVYERCGVVRNEDGDEGSLTMIGSVSPAGGNFEEPVTQATLSTVKAFLGLSYDRAYKRFYPAIDPLISWSRYLDQLEDWYSKNLSPEWVSNVREMQELLVRGDSINQMMQVTGEEGITLEDYVTFQKSYMLDMVYLQQDAFDDVDASCPIHRQQENFDLVVSLIRQQYNFSDKEEVRDYFIKLTGLFKNMHYAHHGSPEYNNYMHRIQELRSQHAMGALAA